From a region of the Coprococcus comes ATCC 27758 genome:
- a CDS encoding N-acetylmuramoyl-L-alanine amidase: protein MPVSIMLDAGHGGRDPGAVYNGRQEKDDVLKLVLAIGEILQNSGIDVEYTRTTDIYETPFQKATEANEAGVDFFISIHRNSSPLANQYMGVESLIYNLSGIKYEMAENINAQLETVGFKDLGVKARPNLVVLRRTKMPALLIEVGFINSDSDNTLFDKNFNDIAQAIADGILDTLEEKGLWKPEGARNSSTASESGRTSSDADTSDSVSPADGSAKSDVGTLTNSGSVPDSPCTSDSAHMNPSDENTDSEFPNSSPSVTYSVQVGAFRNPAYARRLLNELTEMDFPARIDDSSQYDRVLVGQFDVLNDAAMMERRLKQSGYPTVIVSFSEEV from the coding sequence ATGCCTGTATCTATCATGCTCGATGCCGGTCACGGAGGACGTGATCCGGGAGCTGTGTATAATGGTCGCCAGGAAAAGGATGATGTACTGAAGCTGGTGCTTGCGATCGGAGAAATTTTACAAAACAGCGGAATTGATGTGGAATACACACGGACAACGGATATTTATGAGACACCTTTCCAGAAAGCAACAGAGGCAAACGAAGCCGGTGTGGATTTCTTCATATCGATCCACCGGAATTCCAGTCCTCTTGCCAATCAGTACATGGGTGTGGAAAGCCTGATCTATAACCTTTCCGGTATCAAATATGAGATGGCGGAAAATATCAATGCACAGCTGGAGACAGTTGGGTTCAAGGATCTCGGAGTAAAGGCGCGCCCAAATCTGGTTGTCCTTCGCCGTACAAAAATGCCGGCGCTTCTGATCGAAGTCGGTTTTATCAATTCTGATTCTGACAACACTCTTTTCGATAAGAACTTCAATGATATTGCGCAGGCAATTGCAGATGGAATCCTGGATACGCTGGAAGAAAAAGGGCTCTGGAAACCAGAAGGCGCAAGAAACAGTTCGACCGCATCGGAATCCGGAAGGACTTCTTCTGATGCAGATACTTCTGATTCCGTTTCTCCTGCTGACGGTTCTGCAAAATCAGATGTTGGTACCCTGACAAATTCAGGCTCAGTCCCTGATTCTCCTTGTACGTCAGACTCTGCTCACATGAATCCGTCTGATGAAAATACAGACTCCGAATTTCCTAATTCTTCTCCATCTGTAACCTACAGTGTGCAGGTCGGTGCATTCCGAAATCCGGCGTATGCCAGACGGCTTCTTAATGAACTGACCGAAATGGATTTCCCTGCCCGGATTGATGACAGCAGCCAGTATGACCGGGTTCTGGTCGGTCAGTTCGATGTATTGAATGATGCTGCCATGATGGAACGAAGACTAAAACAGAGCGGATATCCAACTGTGATCGTGAGCTTTTCTGAAGAAGTCTGA
- the pckA gene encoding phosphoenolpyruvate carboxykinase (ATP) — translation MAEINLSKYGITGTTEIVHNPSYELLFEEETKAGLEGFEKGQVSELGAVNVMTGVYTGRSPKDKFIVVDENSKDTVWWTSDEYKNDNHPASQEAWEAVKEIAKKELSNKKLYVVDAFCGANKDTRMAIRFIVEVAWQAHFVTNMFIKPTAEELENFEPDFVVYNASKAKVENYKELGLNSETAVLFNITSKEQVIVNTWYGGEMKKGMFSMMNYYLPLKGIAAMHCSANTDLNGENTAIFFGLSGTGKTTLSTDPKRLLIGDDEHGWDDNGVFNFEGGCYAKVINLDKESEPDIYNAIRRDALLENVTLDAEGKIDFADKSVTENTRVSYPINHIENIVRPVSSAPAAKNVIFLSADAFGVLPPVSVLTPEQTQYYFLSGFTAKLAGTERGITEPTPTFSACFGQAFLELHPTKYAEELVKKMEKSGAKAYLVNTGWNGTGKRISIKDTRGIIDAILNGDILNAPTKKIPYFNFEVPTELPGVDSGILDPRDTYADASEWEEKAKDLAARFVKNFAKYEGNAAGKALVSAGPQA, via the coding sequence ATGGCAGAAATCAATTTAAGCAAGTATGGTATTACTGGAACAACAGAAATCGTGCACAACCCTTCTTACGAATTACTGTTTGAAGAAGAAACAAAAGCAGGTCTTGAGGGATTTGAAAAAGGTCAGGTCAGCGAACTCGGTGCTGTGAACGTAATGACAGGTGTATACACCGGACGTTCCCCTAAAGACAAATTCATCGTAGTTGATGAAAACTCTAAAGACACTGTATGGTGGACTTCAGACGAATATAAGAATGACAACCATCCGGCTTCACAGGAAGCATGGGAAGCTGTAAAGGAGATCGCCAAGAAAGAACTTTCTAACAAGAAACTTTATGTTGTAGATGCATTCTGCGGCGCTAACAAAGATACACGTATGGCAATCCGTTTCATCGTCGAAGTTGCCTGGCAGGCTCATTTTGTAACAAACATGTTCATCAAACCAACAGCTGAAGAACTTGAGAACTTCGAACCAGACTTTGTAGTATACAACGCTTCTAAAGCAAAAGTTGAAAACTACAAAGAACTTGGACTTAACTCTGAAACAGCTGTTTTATTCAATATCACAAGCAAAGAACAGGTTATCGTTAATACATGGTACGGCGGAGAGATGAAGAAAGGTATGTTCTCTATGATGAACTACTACCTCCCACTTAAGGGAATCGCTGCTATGCACTGCTCAGCAAACACTGATCTGAACGGCGAAAACACAGCTATCTTCTTCGGTCTTTCAGGAACAGGTAAAACTACACTTTCTACAGACCCGAAGCGTCTCCTCATCGGTGATGACGAACACGGCTGGGATGACAACGGAGTATTCAACTTTGAAGGTGGATGCTACGCTAAGGTTATCAACCTTGACAAAGAATCTGAACCAGATATCTACAACGCAATCAGACGTGACGCTCTTCTTGAGAACGTAACTCTTGATGCAGAAGGAAAAATTGATTTCGCTGATAAGAGTGTAACAGAAAATACACGTGTATCTTATCCGATTAACCACATTGAAAATATTGTACGTCCGGTTTCTTCTGCACCGGCAGCTAAGAATGTAATCTTCCTGTCTGCAGACGCTTTCGGAGTACTTCCACCGGTATCTGTACTGACTCCGGAACAGACACAGTACTACTTCCTGTCTGGATTCACAGCTAAGCTTGCCGGTACAGAACGTGGAATCACAGAACCGACACCAACATTCTCTGCTTGCTTTGGACAGGCATTCCTTGAACTGCATCCGACAAAATATGCAGAAGAACTTGTTAAGAAGATGGAAAAGAGCGGAGCAAAAGCTTACCTCGTTAACACAGGATGGAACGGAACAGGAAAACGTATCTCTATCAAGGATACTCGTGGTATCATCGATGCAATCCTGAACGGAGACATCTTAAATGCACCGACCAAGAAGATTCCTTACTTCAACTTCGAAGTACCTACAGAACTTCCGGGAGTTGATTCAGGAATCCTTGATCCTCGTGACACATATGCTGATGCTTCTGAATGGGAAGAAAAAGCTAAGGATCTTGCTGCAAGATTTGTTAAGAACTTCGCTAAATATGAAGGAAATGCTGCTGGTAAAGCACTTGTATCTGCTGGACCGCAGGCTTAA
- a CDS encoding HlyC/CorC family transporter, which translates to MDSSVSQILILLVLLLLSGIFSSAETALTTYNKIRMRALADEGNKRASTVLAVTENSGKMLSAILIGNNIVNTAVASLATTIAYRLGGTAVAIASGLMTLLIILFGEITPKTMATIHAEKMSLFYAPVINIFMKIMTPFIFIVNGLSTGLLMLLRIDPNAKDNTMTEAELRSVVNVSHQDGVIESDEKEMIYNVFDLGDAIAKDVMVPRVNVTFADIDSSYDELIDLFREDKFTRLPVYQETKDNVVGTINMKDLLLYDSKKSEFQIKDILREAYFTYEYKSISELLVEMRQASFNIAIVLDEYGETSGLITLEDILEEIVGEIHDEYDENEEENIKAVGKHEYIIEGSTNLDDLNDSLDLNLESEDYDSLGGFIIEKLDRLPKAGDSVSTEDGIRMVVEKLDKNRIETVHLYLPENYREHTSDSLETDD; encoded by the coding sequence GTGGACTCGAGTGTCTCGCAAATACTTATTTTGCTAGTCCTGCTGCTCTTATCCGGCATATTTTCGTCAGCCGAGACAGCACTTACAACCTACAACAAAATCCGGATGCGTGCCCTTGCAGACGAGGGTAACAAGCGTGCCAGCACCGTACTTGCCGTAACTGAGAATTCAGGTAAAATGCTTAGCGCGATCCTCATCGGCAACAACATTGTTAATACTGCGGTAGCTTCCCTTGCCACCACAATCGCATACCGCCTTGGTGGAACCGCCGTCGCGATCGCAAGTGGGCTTATGACGCTTCTCATCATCCTTTTCGGAGAGATTACTCCGAAGACGATGGCAACCATTCATGCTGAGAAGATGTCTCTTTTCTACGCACCGGTTATCAATATTTTCATGAAGATCATGACTCCGTTTATCTTCATTGTAAACGGTCTCTCCACCGGTCTTCTGATGCTTCTTCGCATCGATCCGAATGCCAAAGACAATACCATGACCGAAGCTGAACTCCGAAGTGTGGTAAATGTCAGCCATCAGGACGGCGTGATCGAATCAGATGAAAAAGAGATGATCTACAATGTGTTTGATCTCGGTGATGCCATTGCCAAAGACGTCATGGTTCCCCGTGTCAACGTAACTTTTGCTGATATTGACAGCAGTTACGACGAACTGATCGACCTGTTCCGGGAAGACAAATTCACCCGTCTTCCGGTTTACCAGGAGACAAAAGATAATGTTGTCGGAACGATCAATATGAAAGATCTTCTTCTTTATGACAGTAAGAAAAGTGAGTTCCAGATTAAAGACATTCTCCGTGAAGCCTACTTCACTTATGAATACAAGAGCATTTCCGAGCTTCTTGTTGAAATGCGCCAGGCCTCTTTCAATATCGCAATTGTCCTGGATGAATACGGTGAAACATCCGGTCTGATCACCTTGGAAGATATCCTTGAAGAGATTGTTGGCGAAATCCACGATGAATATGATGAGAATGAAGAAGAAAATATCAAAGCGGTAGGCAAACACGAATATATTATTGAAGGTTCTACCAATCTTGACGATCTCAATGATTCCCTGGATCTGAATCTGGAATCGGAAGATTATGATTCTCTCGGAGGCTTTATCATCGAAAAGCTGGATCGTCTTCCAAAAGCCGGTGACTCTGTTTCCACCGAAGACGGAATCCGTATGGTCGTAGAAAAGCTCGATAAAAACCGGATTGAGACAGTTCATCTGTATCTTCCGGAGAATTACCGCGAACATACGTCTGACTCGTTGGAAACTGACGACTAA
- the murB gene encoding UDP-N-acetylmuramate dehydrogenase translates to MEQNFETCLYNVVDAAKIQKDEPMKKHTTFRIGGPADYFIMPSNEKELAETIRVCREFSIPIYIVGNGSNLLVGDKGFRGAIIQLYKSMGTFQVEGNQITAQAGCSLAQIANAALDAALTGFEFAAGIPGTLGGAVVMNAGAYGGEMKDVLTSVRVMTEEGEIMELPAEKLGLGYRTSIIPEKRYIVLGAVISLTEGKKEEIKAQMDDLRQKRVSKQPLEYPSAGSTFKRPEGYFAGKLIQDSGLKGFTVGGAQVSEKHSGFVINKGNATAADVMELIRQVTAKVKEDTGVTMEPEVKQIGEF, encoded by the coding sequence ATGGAACAGAATTTTGAGACATGTTTGTATAATGTGGTCGATGCAGCCAAAATACAGAAGGATGAACCGATGAAGAAGCATACAACCTTCCGGATCGGTGGTCCGGCAGATTATTTTATCATGCCATCGAATGAAAAGGAACTGGCAGAGACAATTCGGGTGTGCCGGGAATTTTCGATACCTATATATATAGTAGGAAATGGAAGCAACCTTCTGGTTGGAGACAAAGGCTTCAGAGGAGCGATTATCCAGCTTTATAAGAGTATGGGAACATTTCAGGTAGAAGGAAATCAGATCACGGCGCAGGCAGGATGTTCGCTTGCGCAGATTGCAAATGCAGCACTTGATGCAGCACTGACCGGATTTGAGTTCGCAGCAGGTATTCCGGGAACGCTTGGCGGAGCGGTTGTGATGAACGCCGGCGCGTATGGCGGAGAGATGAAGGATGTACTGACGAGTGTCAGGGTTATGACAGAAGAGGGCGAGATCATGGAGCTTCCGGCAGAAAAACTGGGACTCGGATACCGTACAAGCATTATCCCGGAGAAAAGATATATCGTTTTGGGTGCCGTGATTTCGCTTACAGAAGGCAAAAAAGAAGAAATAAAAGCGCAGATGGATGACCTCCGTCAGAAGCGGGTATCGAAGCAGCCGCTGGAGTATCCGAGTGCAGGCAGCACCTTTAAGCGTCCGGAAGGATATTTTGCAGGAAAACTGATCCAGGACAGTGGTCTGAAAGGATTTACAGTAGGTGGAGCACAGGTTTCTGAAAAACACAGTGGATTTGTGATCAATAAAGGAAATGCGACGGCGGCTGATGTGATGGAGCTGATCCGGCAGGTAACAGCGAAAGTGAAAGAAGATACCGGTGTTACAATGGAACCGGAAGTGAAACAAATAGGAGAATTTTAG
- the rapZ gene encoding RNase adapter RapZ, which translates to MRFVIVTGMSGAGKSTTLKMMEDMGYFCVDNMPIPLMTKLTELLIVPNGEITKIALGLDIRSGQNLRALDQVLDELEKAKIPLEILFLESNDDTLVKRYKETRRNHPLSKGGRIENGIAKERKKIAFLKERADYILDTSRMLTRELRSELNRIFAENKEYKNLYITVLSFGFKYGIPSDADLVFDVRFLPNPYYIDELRPQSGNDKPVRDYVMNNDISKEFLKKLVDMVEFLIPNYVAEGKNQLVIAIGCTGGKHRSVTLANELYERLSVAEKEYGVRKEHRDIEKDAIMKAK; encoded by the coding sequence ATGAGATTCGTAATTGTAACGGGAATGTCCGGAGCAGGGAAAAGTACAACTTTGAAAATGATGGAAGACATGGGATATTTCTGTGTGGATAATATGCCAATTCCTTTAATGACAAAACTGACAGAACTTTTGATCGTTCCAAATGGTGAGATCACGAAAATCGCTTTGGGACTTGATATTCGCAGTGGACAGAATCTGCGTGCATTGGACCAGGTTCTGGACGAACTTGAAAAAGCCAAGATACCACTGGAGATTCTTTTCCTTGAATCGAATGATGATACACTGGTGAAAAGATATAAAGAGACAAGAAGGAACCACCCACTCTCAAAGGGCGGCAGAATTGAAAACGGGATTGCCAAAGAACGTAAGAAAATTGCCTTTTTAAAAGAAAGGGCAGATTATATCCTGGATACAAGCCGGATGCTGACCAGGGAGCTGCGCAGTGAACTGAACCGTATTTTTGCCGAGAATAAAGAATACAAGAATCTGTACATTACTGTGTTATCTTTCGGATTTAAATATGGAATTCCGAGTGATGCAGACCTGGTATTTGATGTCAGATTCCTTCCGAATCCGTATTATATTGATGAACTTCGCCCGCAGAGTGGCAATGACAAGCCGGTCAGGGATTACGTGATGAATAACGATATTTCAAAAGAATTCCTGAAGAAGCTGGTCGACATGGTTGAGTTCCTGATTCCGAACTATGTTGCAGAAGGAAAGAACCAGCTTGTGATCGCAATCGGATGTACCGGCGGAAAACACCGCTCCGTGACACTTGCCAATGAGTTGTATGAACGGCTGTCTGTGGCAGAGAAAGAGTACGGTGTAAGAAAAGAGCATCGTGATATCGAGAAAGATGCAATTATGAAAGCAAAATAG
- the whiA gene encoding DNA-binding protein WhiA — MSFSGNIKEEISRQLSPARHCRIAELAAIISMCGAVMIDSRGHAALKIHTENLAVARKSFTLLRRTFNIVVDIAIRVNREKGSSYYYIVVKKHKDAIRVLQAAKLLNPYGDVEEELSVVKNVVIQETCCKRSFLRGVFLASGSMSDPEKSYHFEIVCASMGKAQQIQKIMRCFALDAKIVSRKKSFVVYLKEGAQIVDVLNVMEAHQSLMELENIRILKDMRNTVNRKVNCETANINKTVSAAVKQIDDIRYIEETKGLDKLPEGLKDMALTRLTYPEASLKELGALLQNPVGKSGVNHRLRKLSEMAEEIRAKQGGTL; from the coding sequence ATGTCTTTTTCTGGAAATATTAAAGAAGAAATATCGCGTCAGCTAAGTCCTGCAAGACATTGCCGGATTGCAGAACTTGCAGCGATCATCAGCATGTGTGGGGCTGTCATGATCGACAGCAGAGGTCATGCAGCACTTAAGATTCATACGGAAAATCTGGCAGTTGCAAGAAAAAGCTTTACTTTATTGAGAAGAACGTTTAATATAGTGGTTGATATCGCTATTCGGGTGAACCGGGAAAAAGGCAGCAGCTACTATTATATAGTTGTAAAAAAACACAAAGATGCTATCAGGGTGCTTCAGGCGGCAAAACTGCTCAATCCTTATGGAGACGTGGAAGAAGAGCTTTCTGTAGTAAAGAATGTCGTGATTCAGGAGACTTGCTGTAAGCGGTCTTTCCTGCGTGGCGTTTTTCTTGCATCGGGATCCATGAGCGACCCGGAGAAGTCCTATCATTTTGAAATTGTCTGTGCGTCGATGGGAAAAGCGCAGCAGATTCAGAAGATAATGAGATGCTTTGCTCTGGACGCAAAGATTGTATCAAGGAAGAAATCATTTGTGGTTTATCTGAAAGAAGGAGCTCAGATCGTGGATGTGCTGAATGTGATGGAGGCACATCAGTCACTGATGGAGTTGGAGAATATCCGTATATTGAAAGATATGAGGAATACGGTGAATCGAAAAGTGAACTGCGAGACTGCGAATATCAATAAAACGGTTTCCGCTGCTGTAAAGCAGATCGACGATATAAGATATATTGAGGAAACAAAAGGACTCGATAAGCTGCCGGAAGGATTGAAGGACATGGCCCTTACAAGACTTACATATCCGGAGGCATCTTTAAAAGAGTTAGGCGCACTTCTGCAAAATCCGGTAGGCAAGTCCGGAGTGAACCACAGATTGCGCAAGTTAAGTGAAATGGCGGAAGAGATAAGGGCTAAGCAAGGAGGAACATTATGA
- a CDS encoding HPr family phosphocarrier protein, translated as MIKKPVKIQLSEGLDARPIALLVQEASQYSSSVYIEVDQKQVNAKSIMGMMSLTLMPGEEITVVANGTDEKEAAAGIERFLVNVKNR; from the coding sequence ATGATCAAAAAACCTGTTAAGATTCAATTGTCCGAGGGATTAGACGCCAGACCGATTGCACTTCTTGTTCAGGAAGCTAGTCAGTATTCAAGTTCGGTATATATCGAAGTTGACCAGAAGCAAGTCAATGCAAAGAGCATTATGGGGATGATGAGTCTGACACTGATGCCGGGAGAGGAAATCACCGTTGTTGCGAACGGAACAGATGAAAAGGAAGCAGCAGCTGGTATCGAAAGGTTTCTTGTGAACGTTAAGAACAGATAA
- a CDS encoding diacylglycerol/lipid kinase family protein, translating to MKKALFIYNPNAGKGLLKPKLSDIIDIIVKAGYEVVVYPTQKYKDAYYKVKTFTEEYDRVICSGGDGTLDEVVTGMMKREKKIPVGYIPTGTTNDFASSLHIPKNLLQAASTAAGGEEFPCDIGRFNGDVFVYIAAFGLFTDVSYETKQEMKNVLGHLAYVLEGATRIFDIPSYKLKVTHDGETIEDEFIYGMVTNSRSVGGFRNMIGKNVVFDDGEFEVTLIRTPKNPLALQEIIGALLSSQINTKHIYSFKTGEIHFESVEEIPWTLDGEFGGEHDSVCIKNAKQALKIVVPEEEQ from the coding sequence ATGAAAAAAGCATTGTTTATTTATAATCCGAATGCAGGAAAGGGACTTTTAAAACCGAAGCTTTCTGATATTATTGACATTATTGTAAAAGCAGGATATGAAGTGGTTGTATATCCGACGCAGAAATATAAAGACGCTTATTATAAAGTAAAGACATTTACAGAGGAGTATGACCGTGTGATCTGCAGTGGTGGTGACGGAACACTTGATGAGGTCGTAACCGGAATGATGAAGAGAGAAAAAAAGATTCCGGTCGGTTACATCCCGACAGGAACGACCAACGACTTTGCGAGCAGTCTCCATATCCCGAAGAATCTTCTCCAGGCGGCAAGTACAGCTGCAGGGGGGGAAGAGTTTCCCTGTGATATCGGACGGTTTAACGGAGATGTGTTCGTGTACATTGCAGCATTCGGACTCTTCACGGATGTATCTTATGAGACAAAGCAGGAAATGAAGAATGTTCTGGGACATCTGGCATATGTGCTGGAAGGAGCAACCAGAATTTTTGATATCCCGTCATATAAATTAAAAGTGACACATGACGGAGAAACGATTGAGGACGAATTTATTTATGGTATGGTGACGAATTCCAGATCTGTTGGCGGTTTCCGTAATATGATCGGGAAGAATGTGGTTTTTGATGACGGAGAATTTGAGGTTACCCTGATCCGGACACCGAAGAACCCGCTCGCGCTTCAGGAGATCATTGGGGCGCTTCTGAGCAGCCAGATCAATACGAAGCACATTTATTCATTTAAGACAGGTGAGATTCATTTTGAATCAGTGGAAGAGATCCCATGGACGCTGGATGGAGAGTTCGGTGGGGAACACGACAGTGTCTGCATCAAGAACGCGAAACAGGCTCTTAAAATCGTAGTTCCGGAAGAGGAACAGTAA
- the fba gene encoding class II fructose-1,6-bisphosphate aldolase, which produces MLVSATEMLKKAKAGHYAVGQFNINDLEWTKAVLTAAEELRSPVILGVSEGAGKYMAGYRTVVGMVNGMIKEMDISVPVALHLDHGSYEGCLKCIDAGFSSVMFDGSHYPIEENIEKTTELVKLCHGKGLSIEAEVGSIGGEEDGVVGMGECADPKECKMIADLGVDFLAAGIGNIHGKYPANWKGLSFETLAAVQELTGELPLVLHGGTGIPDDMIKKAIDLGVSKINVNTECQLVFAEATRKYIEAGKDLEGKGYDPRKLLKPGADAIVEKVKEKMILFGSDGKAE; this is translated from the coding sequence ATGTTAGTTTCAGCAACAGAGATGTTAAAAAAAGCAAAAGCAGGTCATTATGCAGTAGGACAGTTTAATATCAACGATCTTGAATGGACTAAAGCAGTTCTGACTGCAGCTGAGGAATTAAGATCACCGGTTATTCTTGGTGTGTCTGAAGGCGCAGGAAAGTACATGGCTGGATACAGAACAGTTGTAGGAATGGTAAATGGAATGATCAAAGAAATGGACATTTCGGTTCCGGTTGCACTTCATCTTGATCATGGTAGCTATGAAGGCTGCCTGAAATGTATAGATGCAGGATTCTCATCAGTTATGTTTGACGGATCTCATTATCCGATCGAAGAAAACATTGAGAAGACTACAGAACTTGTTAAACTTTGCCATGGAAAAGGACTTTCTATCGAAGCAGAAGTTGGTTCTATCGGTGGAGAAGAAGACGGTGTTGTAGGAATGGGCGAATGCGCAGATCCTAAGGAATGCAAGATGATTGCAGACCTTGGCGTTGATTTCCTTGCAGCAGGTATCGGTAACATTCATGGAAAATATCCGGCAAACTGGAAAGGACTCAGCTTTGAGACTCTTGCAGCAGTTCAGGAACTCACAGGAGAACTTCCGCTCGTACTTCACGGAGGTACAGGAATTCCGGATGATATGATTAAGAAAGCAATTGACCTTGGAGTTTCTAAGATCAATGTTAATACAGAATGTCAGCTGGTATTCGCAGAAGCTACCCGCAAATACATTGAAGCAGGAAAGGATCTTGAAGGAAAAGGATACGATCCACGTAAACTTCTGAAACCGGGTGCAGATGCAATCGTCGAAAAAGTAAAAGAGAAAATGATTCTGTTCGGTTCTGACGGAAAAGCTGAATAG